The window CCAAAGGCCGCCTGGCTTCGTTGCTCCTCAGTCGAAGATCCAGGGAGGATATTCTCCTTCGTCGCGCCTCGCCATCCGGCCTTTGGCGCGAAAACAGGACCCCGCGGAATTTTCGGACACGCTCTCAGCAAATCCGTGCTGGTCGCAACCGCAAACCCGTTCAACGAGCGAGCCGTCCGCGACCTCGACAACTTCAGCGCGCCAAGCGGCAGCAAGAGCCGTTTCCTCTGGTATGTGGCTTCCCCAACCGAACTGGTCAAGATCTTGAAGAAAACTTTCCGCTGATGACGCCCATCAAAACATTCGGCGAACGCATCGCCGACGCGCTCGTGGAAGACGGCTTCCTGTCCAAGAAGCAAGTTGAAGAATTGCTGGAGCAGCAGAAGAAGGAAGGCACGCGCCTCCTCAAGCTCATTCTCGGAAAATCCTACATCAGCGAGACCGATCTCGTCGTCTCGATGGGCCGCGTGCTGAATACGCCTCCGGTCAACTTCGCCCGCATCAGCATTCCGCCGGATGTGGCGGGACTCGTGCCGCGCGAAGTGGCCCTGAACCACAAAGTCGTGCCCGTCTCCCGGCTCGACAACCGCTTGTTCCTGGCCATGGCCGATCCGTTGAACGTCCTCGCCCTCGATGACGTGAAGCGGATCACCAAACTGGAAGTCTGCCCGATGATCGCCTCGGAAAAGACGATCATCGACAAACTCCACAATTTGGAGAGCAAAGCCGGCAGCATGAAGGAAATCATCGCGCAGCAGAAGCAGGCCGAACTGGAAGCCGAAGCCGCAAACCTCGAAGTCTCCAAGGAAATCACCGAAAACATCAGCGTGGACCAACTGGCCGCTTCGACCGAGGAAGCGCCCGTGATCAAGCTCGCCAACTTGATCCTGGTCCAGGCCATCAAAGAGCGGGCGAGCGACATCCATATCGAACCCTTCGAAAAGAATGTCCGCCTCCGCTACCGAATCGACGGCGCGCTCGTCGATGTGCCAGCGCCTCCTAAAAACCTCCACGTGGCGCTGACCTCGCGGCTCAAGATTCTGAGCAACCTGGACATCGCCGAAGGCCGCCTGCCTCAGGACGGACGCATGCGCATGAAAGTCGGCGGGCGGGACATCGATTTGCGCGTTTCCTTTCTGCCCACCGTGCACGGCGAGAAATGCGTGCTCCGCATCCTGGACAAATCGAATCTCTCCGCCAGCATCGAGAAGCTCGGCATGGACGCGGATACGTTCCGGCGGTTCAAGGCCGCGGTGGATGCGCCCCACGGATTGATGCTCGTAACCGGACCCACCGGTTCGGGCAAGACCACGACACTCTATTCCGCGCTGAACGAGTTGAACAATCCGGATTACAACATCGTCACCGTCGAAGATCCGGTCGAATTTCAAATTCCCGGCATCAACCAGGTTCCCGTGAACAAAGAGATCGGTTTGACCTTCGCCTCATCGCTGCGCTCCATTCTGCGGCAAGACCCGGACATCATCATGATCGGCGAAATTCGGGACGAGGAAACGGCGGAGATAGCCGTCGAAGCCGCGCTCACGGGCCACCAGGTATTGAGCACGATGCACTGCAACGACGCCGCCGGTGCGATCGCGCGCCTTGATGACATGGGGATCGCGCCGTTCCTGATTTCCTCGTCCGTCATTCTGGCTTGCGCCCAGCGCTTGATGCGCCGCATTTGTTCGCTCTGCAAGGAACCGGTCACCTACCCGCCCAAGATGTTCCAGGATTTGGGGATCGATCCAAAAATGTTCGAAGGCGTGACGCTTTACAAAGGGCGCGGCTGCGATCGCTGCAAGAACTCGGGCTACGCCGGCCGCGCCGCGATTATCGAAGTCATGACCGTGACCGATGAAATCCGCAAACTCGTCATCAATCGGGCCAGCGCGATGGAGGTGGGGAAAGTCGCCATTGCGCAAGGCATGAAGACGCTGCGCGTCGTGGCATTGGACAAAGCGCGCGAAGGCATCTCCACCCTCGAACAGGTGCTGGTGCTGACTTCGAGCCACTGAGTTGGTATGCGCAGGGCGGGCCAAGAATCGTGAGCAGTAATCGGTATTCAGTCATCAGAATTCAGTAGCGTGTGCTTGAAATGACTCTCCCTCCTCATGCGGCAACTCACATTCAAGCCGCCCAGGAGTTCCTCAAGAAGGGCGACCACGCCGGAGCGGAGCAGGCACTGAAACAAACGAGTCCCGAATTCCTGGACCACCCCGACGCGCTCGAAGTTCGCTGGGAACTGGCGGCCCACGCGGGAAACTGGGATTCGGCCCTGGCCTTGTCGAAAGCCCTTTGCCAGCTCACGCCGGAAAGCGAGTACGCCTGGCTGGGGCAGGCCTGCAGCCTGCACGAACTTGGCCGCAAGCAGGAAGCCTTCGACACCCTCGTCGCCGCCTTCCAAAAAGTCCCCAAGTCCCCGATGATCGCTTACAACCTCGCCTGCGGAGCGTGCCGCCTCAAACGCCCGGCTGACGGCTGGCAGTGGCTCACGAAAGCGATCGAACTCGGCGGACGCGCCGAAGTCAAACTCATGGCGCTCGACGAGCCTGATCTCGCCCCGTTGTTGGATCAGATTTGCGCGTTGTGAAAACTGTCCGCGTGGCGTGGTGGCGAAATGAAATCTGACCTCAGGGATTCTCGGCCGGTGGTGTTTCCGGAGGAGTCTGGGGCGGATGCGCCGTGAGGTAGGCATCCAGTTTCTCGACGAGCGGTGGCAGATCCCGCTGCGCCGACTCCCACAGTACGTCAAGCTTCACGTTGTCATAGTCGTGAATAATCCGATTTCGCATCCCGATGGCGAGCCGCCACGGGATGTCAGGAAACTGCTTCAAAACTTCCGGCGAGAGATGACGCGCCGCTTCGCCAATAAACTCGAATCTGCGGCAAACGGCATCTTGCCGAAGAATATCCCCGAAGAATTCGGCTCGGCTCACCCCGCGCAGATGCTCCTGGATGAGTCGAGCAGAATGAAGGATATCTTCCAGATAGGTGTCATCCTTCGACATAGAGTGGTGCTGTGCGGCTGAGAATCGACATTTTGCGGCGGACATTCCGACTCCGCTCCACCGTTGGCCGGTCCAGCAGATCCACCGACCGACCGAAGATCTCCGCCAGCCTGTATTCCATGTCCACCCAGCCAAAGAGCGTCGGCTGCACGTCGGGCCTCAGAGTGCAGAGCAAATCCACGTCGCTATCGGTGCGGAAGTCGTCGCTGAGTGCAGAACCGAACAGCTCCAATTTGGCGATGCCGCGTTCACGGCAGAACCGGCGTAGAACTTCTGGATCGTAGGCCAGCGTCATACTGCAAACACCGTAATCGAAATGGCCGCCGAAAGAAAGCTCCTGCAACGCCTCTGGGAATAAGACTGAATGTGGCCCAGAGTCGATGAGCCCGTGGAAACGGATAATGATTCTGTCAATCCTCGATAGAACCGAGGGCAAGACCCAGCAAGACGCATTGCGCGCGCATCTACTCTGCTCGCCGCACCGGAGTAAAACCGAACGCACAATACCATTGACTGCCTCCTTTACTCCCCCCCTTTATGGACCGAACACATCATCTCAAACCTCCTACTGTGAAAAACAATTCCCCAATCTACCAACTGAAGGTTGTCTTGCTGGGCAGCGAACCGCCCGTCTGGCGGCGGCTTCAAGTGCCTGCGGAGGCCCGCCTCGACTGGCTGCACGCCGTCCTCCAGGTCGCCATCGGCTGGACCAACAGTCATTTGCACCAGTTCATCGTGGGCGAGCAATGCTACTCGGACACGCGCCATAGCTTTGCCGAGTTTGAGGGTGACCCGGAAACCCAGGAGGAGCGCAAATCCACTCTCCAACAAATCGCACCGCACGCGCAAGACGCCTTCGGCTACGAATACGACTTCGGCGATTCGTGGGAGCACGAGATCGTGGTGGAGAAGATCCTGCCTCCCGATTCGTCATTGGCAACGACTGCGCGTTGCCTCGATGGCGCCCGGGCGTGTCCGCCAGAGGATTGCGGCGGCGTGTGGGGCTACGAGGACCTGCTCAAGATTCTCAAGAACCGGAAACACTCCGAGCACAAAAGCATGAAGGAATGGCTGGGCCGCCCGTTCGACGCCGAAGGTTTCGACTTGGAGAAAGTCAACGTCTGGCTGCGGAAACTGAAATGGCCGCGCGTCACGGAAGCCCAGTTGCGCAAGGTTCTCATGGGCCGGGACAATTACCACCAATGAGCCGGAATTCACACCGCATCAGCAGCCGACACTTCCTCGCCCTGAGCGCCGCGTCCGGGCTTGGCGTTTGGTCCGGATGCCGCACCGTCGGCACCGGGCAAGCGGAGGCAAAGCAACCCGGCAGGCTCTTTTTCACCTCGCAAGGCCGAACGGCCATGATCCGTGCCGACGGCCGCGGGTTGCGCTACTTCGACTTCAAGGCGCCAGACCAGGTCACCTGGCAGCCTGGCCCCTTTCTTTCAGACGGGCGCCGCGTGATCTTCCTCAGCATGGAAGCACGGCGCGATGGCCCGGGCCGGCCGTTTGCCGAGTATTATCACCGGACCCCTCGACGTACGGGAATCCGCAGAATCGCGGCGGCGGATCCAACCTCGCAAGCTGGACACACGACGGAGAGATTCTTTTTCCCAGGCGGCTCCCCGGCGCGAAAGTCCCGTGGGAATTCCAACCGCAGCGGCCGGATACGGATCATTTCAACCGCGATTTCAAACCGGAACTGGCCCGCGGCGGCGCTGAAATCTGCCGGCTAAATCCGCGCACGGGTGCCACGACTCTGCTGAGCCACCGCAAGCCTCCAGTGTGGGACTTTCGCGCCAGCGAATCGCCGGACGGGCGGTTCATCGTTTTCTGCCGCGCCGAGACCGGCGGCGCGCGCGGCATCTGGGTCATGGACGCCGATGGCCGCAACCCGCGCCTCTTAACGCGCGGTCTTGAAGATAAAGGCGCCGATCACCCGCGTTGGTTGCCGTTCTCCTTAAAGTCCCAGCCAGGATGACTCAACCATATCTAAACAGTCCCAATTGGGAGAGCACACGCGCCCTCGCGCCTTCGCGACGACGAAGCCGCTCCGGCGGCGCAGGCGCGTGTCCCGACCGGCGCCTCGCCGATCGGATCGTTGTCGAAACCATGGCGCTGAATGGGATAGTTCAGTTCGATTGAATGGAGTCGGCGAGGGCGCCGACTCCAGCACGCGGGGGCGCGTGCGCTCCCCATCGCTACTGAATTGACACGGCTTCCGCTGCGGATTCGGTTTTGAGCCGCTGCCGCTCGGCGGTCTTGGCAAACGGATAATAGACAGCCATGGCCAGGGCAATGGACACGACGCCCCAGATGGCCGCGCGCCAGTCGCCGCCCGTCACAAGGTAATGGCCAATCACCGGCGGCGTGGTCCAAGGGACATTCACAAAAGGTTTTGCGATGACGCCCCAGTGCATCAGCAGAAACGTCGCGGCGGTGAGCAGCAGCGCATTCAGAATGTAAGGAATCATGAACACCGGGTTGAGCACGATCGGAAAACCGAAAAAGATCGGCTCGTTGATTTGAAAGATCTGCGTCGGCAGCGAGAGACGGCTCACTTTGCGAAAGCCCGGTTCCTTCGAATTGAACATGATCAACGCCAGCGCGATCGTCGCGCCGGTCCCGCCGACGTTGACAAACGTGGTGAAGAAACCCAGCGCGGTCACGAACGGAAGGGCTTCCCCCTTGGCGGCGGCTTCGACGTTGGCCGCGAGGTATTGCAGGAAGACCGGCGCGACAAACGCGTCCAGCGTGTTGTCGCCGTTGATGCCGACCGACCAGAGCATCGTCACCAGAAGCGCATACACCAGGATGCCGGGCAGCGTGTTGAGCGCGAACAGCAGCGGCGAAAAGACAGTCTGGACGTGATGATTGATGTCGATGCCGAGCACGAACCGGATCGCCCAGAACGCCAGCACGAGAAAGATCATGGGCACCAGCGAGAGGAACGATTCATAGACCACCGCCGGAACATTCGCGGGCAGTCGGATGACGAGGTTGCGTTCGGTGAAGAATTTCTGCACCCGCACGCAGATCAGCGCGACGAGAATCGCGGTGAACAAGCCCGCTGATCCCAGCCCGGCCATGACCAGGCTTTGTTCTTTCACCTCAATCTGCAGTGTCAAAAACACCAGCGCCGCCGTTGAAGCGCTGTTGATCGCCTCTTGCTTGAGCCGTTTGCCGAGGTCATACGCGATGGCAAAGGACACAAACACGCCCAGCAAACCGAAGGTCGCGGTCACCGGCACTTGAAGGAGCGGCAAGACGGACGCGACCTTCTTGTCCCAGCCCGGCACTGGGAGATTACAGATCGCGGTGAAAAGCCCGCCGAGAATCGTCAGCGGCACAATGGCGACCATGCCGGCGCGGATCGCCGCCAGATACGTATTCTCGCTCATCGCCGTCAGGACCGGGACGAGAGAACGTTGGAATGAACGGTTCGCGACGCTCATTTGAATTGGCCGGCCTGTCCGTTTCTATTCGGTTCCGGAGGGGAGCACACGCGCCCTCGCGTGCCGTGGTTGGCGCCCCCGCCGACCACACTATTCCGTCCATAAAAGCGATCTTTGACAAGATGGTTTCCTCGACGATCCGGCCGGCGAGGGCGCCGGTCGGGACACGCGAGGGCGCGTGTGGTCCCCGCTTTCAACGGCATGTTCACGAGTTAAGGCGCCGGGCCCAGCGGGCCAGGGCGCCGCGGTTCTCGTAGATTTTCTCGAAGGCCAGAGCAACGTCGTTCATGTCCGACCGCGAGCCGAGGAATACGCGTTGCTCGATCCAGAGGCCTTGTTGAGCGCAAATCCGGTCGCTGTTCGGGCAGTGAACTCGGCGGAAGTTCAGCTTGCTCCGCACACCAGCCAAGTAGGGCCCGAACGATTTGTGGAGAAACATTGGCTGACGGTTTAACGAGATGGCGTACCCGCCAGAGCAAGGAACGCCCTCGGCCTGCAACGCGTGAATCACCGCGGAGCGGGGCGCGCCAAATTGGTCTCCGTCGAGCCGCAGCATGAAGAGATGGAAGCTGTGGCGCACGCAATCAGCGGGCCGCGCCTGGGGGAAGACACCCGGGAATTCGGCCAAGCGCGCGGCGAGCCAGCGGCCATTCCGGTCGCGGGTCGTGGTCTGAGCTTCAAGCCGATCAAGTTGGGTATTGAGGAGCGCGCCCTGCAATTCTCCGAGGCGATAGTTGCCCGCGAGAAGATGATGCTCATACCAGGCGCCTGACGGAACGCGCCCGCAGTTGTGCAATGAGACGCAACACTCGGCGAGGGTGTCGTCGTTGGTCGTGATGATGCCGCCTTCGCCGGCCGTGAGGTTCTTGGTGGACTGAAATGAGAAGGAGCCCAGGTGCCCCAGAGAACCGGCCGGGCCATCGCGGTGCAGGCCTCCGTGCGCGTGTGCGGCATCCTCAAGGATCGTCAGGCCGTGCTTGCGGCCCAGTTTCCGAAAGGCAGCCATGTCCGCTGTCTGGCCCGCGAAGTGCACGGGAATGATGGCTCGGGTGCGCGCGGTGATTGCCGCGGCTGTGGCCGCAGGATCGAGATTGAACGTGTTGAGGTCGATGTCGGCGAACACCGGCACGCCGTTTGCCTCAATAACAGCCGAAGCCGTCGCATAAAACGTGTAGGACGGCACGATGACTTCATCTCCGGCCTCCAGTCCCGCGGCCATCAACGCCAGGCGCAGCGACACCGTGCCGTTGACGACCCCGATGCCGTGACGGCAGCCGTGCAGGGCGGCGAATCGTTTTTCGAAGGTCGCGACTTCGCCGCCGTCGAGCTTGCCCCATTTGCCGCTGCGCAACGCGCGCAGCAACCGGCGTTCGTCGGCCGCTCCGAAGACAGGCCAGCGCGGGAAGAGGGTTCGCCGGATTGGCGCGCCGCCGAAGAGCGCGAGAGTCAGTGTATCCATGGTTGTTGGAGCATTCCGCCTTCGTAGCGCAGAGTTGTACTCTGCTGTTTCGCCGATTTGAAATCGGCGGCGTCTCGGCAGCGTTCAACGCGCCACATCTCGCCGAAGCTCGGCAGGATACAATCCTGCGATACGGCAGATTTCAAATCTGCGCTGCGGGCAACCGACGAGTTCTTGAGATGCAAAGTACTCAACGACGGAGCAAGTTTTGCCGGAAAGATTTCCCCATGTAAATGCAACCGTCGCGGCCTTCGCCGACGCGGGTCAACTCGCGGAAGCCCAGGTGCTGGTAAAAGCCGAGGGCCGGTGTGTTCACCATGCTCACGCCGAGATGCGCGCCGGGCGAACCGCGTTGCCGCAGCCGATCCATCACCTCCTCCAACATTCCGCGGCCCAGACCGCGTCCTTGAGCCCGCGGCAACAGGTCGATGTGCAGGTGCGACGGATATTCGGCGTACGGCTCGGGTGTGAAATAATCGGGGCGATGATACCAGGAATGCACCGTTTGAGCGCGCGTCCACCGGGCAGGATCGCCGGACGGCATCGGGAATTGCGCGCAGAGGCGCGGGCGCCATTCGCGCTCGTAGCGGTCATAGAACGCGCGTGAGTCCAGCGCGCCCAACGCGTAGCCGCAGATGCCATCCTTGTCTTCGAGGATAAAGCTGAAGTCCGGTTCGAACGCCAGATATGGCCCGACGAAGATGCGCCCCAGCGCATCCGGGTCGTCGCGGTAAAACGGTTCGCCGTCCTGGCCGTAATCGCCCGTCTTCATACAGACATGGCAAGCGCCAGGTTCATCCCCGGCGCGCGCGGGGCGGATGAGGAAGTCGTTCATGGCTTGGTGGCAGAAGCATCGCAAGCCGGCGCGAAAGTTCCGTCAGGACGCTGCGTCAGCAGCCGTTGTAGTCGCGGAACGAATCCGCCGCGATAAGTGCCCGGCAGATGGAAGTCCGACTGCGCCACAGCATTTGGATTCTCCTGTTTCAACCGGATGCAGCCCTGCAACAGGTCGAGTTCCTCGCGCAGTTCCCAGATGCGGCGGTGCAAGGCGTAAAAGAGCGGACGGTCGCGTAACTCGGCCAGCTTCGCGCAGAAATCGCGCAGACGCTGCGCACTCCTCAGGAACTCGTCAGCGGCGGTTCCCCATTCACGCGGTGGCAAGTTCAGCAGATTTCGCGCGCATTCGTATAGCCTCTCCGCGAGCGGGCCTTCCGCGTGCGGCAGGTAATAGCAATCGCCGAACAGCAGGACGTCATCAAGCGCTGCCGGTTCGCCAACGCCTCCAAACCGCGGCCGCCACTCTGCCATGGCGGCGACATAAGCCGCGCGCGCATCCCACACGCTCCGGCTTTGCAGATACGCCGCGAGCGTGCGGAGGGGAACGTAATTGAGTGGAAACTCGGTGTTCGGATTGGACAAGATGCCGCTGACTTCGCTCCGCAGTTCCGGCGGCCGGCCGGCGTAAGGTCCGCAGAAGAACCGGCGCCCATCGTAATCATTGGCGTGAAGATTGTCCCAGATCAACGGGCGCCGGCGCAGTCGAGTCCGTAGTTCCTGAACATGGCTGACGGTGATTTCCCGCGAGACAATCTCCGGCCCGGTCCAAAAGACTTCAATCTCCGGCGCGAGTTCACGGCCGACCGTTTCCAGATAATTCGCCCCGCCGAGATGGCGGTCTGCCATGCGCCCGCAGTAGGGCGTGGGACAGAACAGAAAACGCCCTCGCGGACGCCGCTCGCGCAGCCAGCGAAAAGCGGCGTTGGTGACGTGGCATTGCGCCGCGGCAAAGGAGCCGAACCGCTGCTGATCTGCGTCGCGCATGCGGTCCGGGATGTCGTCGAACAGCAAGGCAAAATCGTCGCAGCCGAGGTCGAGCATTTGGTCGAAGCAGGCCAGGATGCGCTGCAATTCGGCCGGGTCGCTGTAGTGGATGTCTAGCCCCGGACTCAGCGCGTAGATGAAGCGAATTCGGCGAGAACGACAACTTTGCGCCAGCGCACTCAGGGCCTCGGCTTCGGCAGGCGAATACAGATCGCGCCAAAGCGCGCGATGCTTGAGATCGTCCTTGGGCGCGTAGAGATAGGTGTTCAACTGCCAGACAGATATCCAGCCTAGCAGTTCCGTGCGTTCCGCCGGCGACCACGGCGGGCCGTAGAAACCCTCGATGACTCCGGCGAGGAAATCGCTGCTGATGTTGTCTGGCATGCTGTGTTGTTCTAAGCACGACACGCGGATTGGACCACCCGATGATCGGCGAAATCCGCGGTCCAATCCTTTCGCGGAGAACTTGTCGCTGTCGTGTCGTGCCGCTGGCGACGGCGTCAGTATTTCAAAGTCTCGAGGGTCCCGTCCATCAAGGAATACCGCGATCGGCAGTTCTCGACTTTGGACTGCTTCCATGAACCCTGAGCGCTTCTACGGTAGGGCGAGACCGT of the Verrucomicrobiota bacterium genome contains:
- a CDS encoding PTS sugar transporter subunit IIC: MSVANRSFQRSLVPVLTAMSENTYLAAIRAGMVAIVPLTILGGLFTAICNLPVPGWDKKVASVLPLLQVPVTATFGLLGVFVSFAIAYDLGKRLKQEAINSASTAALVFLTLQIEVKEQSLVMAGLGSAGLFTAILVALICVRVQKFFTERNLVIRLPANVPAVVYESFLSLVPMIFLVLAFWAIRFVLGIDINHHVQTVFSPLLFALNTLPGILVYALLVTMLWSVGINGDNTLDAFVAPVFLQYLAANVEAAAKGEALPFVTALGFFTTFVNVGGTGATIALALIMFNSKEPGFRKVSRLSLPTQIFQINEPIFFGFPIVLNPVFMIPYILNALLLTAATFLLMHWGVIAKPFVNVPWTTPPVIGHYLVTGGDWRAAIWGVVSIALAMAVYYPFAKTAERQRLKTESAAEAVSIQ
- a CDS encoding DUF86 domain-containing protein — protein: MSAAKCRFSAAQHHSMSKDDTYLEDILHSARLIQEHLRGVSRAEFFGDILRQDAVCRRFEFIGEAARHLSPEVLKQFPDIPWRLAIGMRNRIIHDYDNVKLDVLWESAQRDLPPLVEKLDAYLTAHPPQTPPETPPAENP
- a CDS encoding plasmid pRiA4b ORF-3 family protein, whose protein sequence is MDRTHHLKPPTVKNNSPIYQLKVVLLGSEPPVWRRLQVPAEARLDWLHAVLQVAIGWTNSHLHQFIVGEQCYSDTRHSFAEFEGDPETQEERKSTLQQIAPHAQDAFGYEYDFGDSWEHEIVVEKILPPDSSLATTARCLDGARACPPEDCGGVWGYEDLLKILKNRKHSEHKSMKEWLGRPFDAEGFDLEKVNVWLRKLKWPRVTEAQLRKVLMGRDNYHQ
- a CDS encoding GNAT family N-acetyltransferase, coding for MNDFLIRPARAGDEPGACHVCMKTGDYGQDGEPFYRDDPDALGRIFVGPYLAFEPDFSFILEDKDGICGYALGALDSRAFYDRYEREWRPRLCAQFPMPSGDPARWTRAQTVHSWYHRPDYFTPEPYAEYPSHLHIDLLPRAQGRGLGRGMLEEVMDRLRQRGSPGAHLGVSMVNTPALGFYQHLGFRELTRVGEGRDGCIYMGKSFRQNLLRR
- a CDS encoding DegT/DnrJ/EryC1/StrS family aminotransferase, yielding MDTLTLALFGGAPIRRTLFPRWPVFGAADERRLLRALRSGKWGKLDGGEVATFEKRFAALHGCRHGIGVVNGTVSLRLALMAAGLEAGDEVIVPSYTFYATASAVIEANGVPVFADIDLNTFNLDPAATAAAITARTRAIIPVHFAGQTADMAAFRKLGRKHGLTILEDAAHAHGGLHRDGPAGSLGHLGSFSFQSTKNLTAGEGGIITTNDDTLAECCVSLHNCGRVPSGAWYEHHLLAGNYRLGELQGALLNTQLDRLEAQTTTRDRNGRWLAARLAEFPGVFPQARPADCVRHSFHLFMLRLDGDQFGAPRSAVIHALQAEGVPCSGGYAISLNRQPMFLHKSFGPYLAGVRSKLNFRRVHCPNSDRICAQQGLWIEQRVFLGSRSDMNDVALAFEKIYENRGALARWARRLNS
- a CDS encoding secretion system protein E, with product MTPIKTFGERIADALVEDGFLSKKQVEELLEQQKKEGTRLLKLILGKSYISETDLVVSMGRVLNTPPVNFARISIPPDVAGLVPREVALNHKVVPVSRLDNRLFLAMADPLNVLALDDVKRITKLEVCPMIASEKTIIDKLHNLESKAGSMKEIIAQQKQAELEAEAANLEVSKEITENISVDQLAASTEEAPVIKLANLILVQAIKERASDIHIEPFEKNVRLRYRIDGALVDVPAPPKNLHVALTSRLKILSNLDIAEGRLPQDGRMRMKVGGRDIDLRVSFLPTVHGEKCVLRILDKSNLSASIEKLGMDADTFRRFKAAVDAPHGLMLVTGPTGSGKTTTLYSALNELNNPDYNIVTVEDPVEFQIPGINQVPVNKEIGLTFASSLRSILRQDPDIIMIGEIRDEETAEIAVEAALTGHQVLSTMHCNDAAGAIARLDDMGIAPFLISSSVILACAQRLMRRICSLCKEPVTYPPKMFQDLGIDPKMFEGVTLYKGRGCDRCKNSGYAGRAAIIEVMTVTDEIRKLVINRASAMEVGKVAIAQGMKTLRVVALDKAREGISTLEQVLVLTSSH